The Gaiellales bacterium genome window below encodes:
- a CDS encoding rhodanese-like domain-containing protein encodes MDLAPQLTPAQAGTALEEGALAVDVREPEEFQAGHVDGSLWIPLGELQARAGELPRDRPLVIVCRSGARSGYAADALAAAGYDASNLAGGLHAWAAAALPLVPSGGYVL; translated from the coding sequence GTGGATCTGGCCCCCCAGCTCACGCCCGCGCAGGCCGGCACGGCCCTCGAGGAGGGTGCGCTCGCCGTCGACGTGCGTGAGCCGGAGGAATTTCAAGCCGGCCACGTCGACGGGTCCCTGTGGATCCCGCTCGGCGAGCTCCAGGCCCGGGCCGGCGAGCTGCCTCGCGACCGCCCGCTCGTGATCGTGTGCCGGTCGGGGGCGCGCAGCGGCTACGCCGCGGACGCGCTCGCGGCCGCGGGCTACGACGCCAGCAACCTGGCCGGCGGACTGCACGCGTGGGCCGCGGCGGCGCTCCCGCTCGTGCCTTCCGGCGGGTACGTGCTCTGA
- a CDS encoding ABC transporter substrate-binding protein translates to MRTFSLRALAVPAAVCALVAAGGCGGGSSSSGGASGGGMPVNGGTLLAGIPSNPDHLDGALSATTEGWEILEATNDGLMTFRRAGGGAGSQVVPDLATGLPKITDGGTVYTFHVRPGVRFSPPVNRAVRPSDVKWSIERILKINSPNVSWYTGIVGATAYEAGKAKSVPGIVANDKAMTVSFHLTKPDGTFLEYLALPPAFVYPAGTPARDVSTLSQYRVATGPYMISSYTPSQQVMLTRNPNFHPWPNTPDGHLAGVKITVGITPEQAVNETADGQLDWYFLNPPPDRLAQIERQYPKQLQKGATGEIEYFSMNERRYPFDKLAVRQAVNYASNRRAMLKLEGGQGDISENVIPPSFGSAYQKHTFYPYDPAKAKRLIQQAGVAGAHVTVWVLNTDPYPNVAQYMASVLNSLGMVASVKVVDASVYWDLIATEKNDPQIAYNNWSQDFPEGEDFIDTQLNGEGIVNVGNNNQSNVNIPAYNKLIDKAREMPLGNARNALWAKLDADYMRTNAPWVVFMNAARYKFVSARLHGLVFNGTYYDLFPSMWLSQ, encoded by the coding sequence ATGAGAACGTTCTCACTACGAGCTCTCGCCGTCCCGGCGGCCGTGTGCGCCCTGGTCGCCGCGGGCGGCTGCGGAGGCGGCTCGAGCTCCTCGGGTGGCGCCTCCGGCGGCGGGATGCCGGTGAACGGCGGGACGCTGCTTGCGGGAATCCCGTCGAACCCGGACCACCTCGACGGCGCGCTCTCGGCCACCACCGAGGGGTGGGAGATCCTCGAGGCGACGAACGACGGCCTGATGACGTTCCGCCGCGCCGGCGGTGGCGCCGGCTCGCAGGTCGTGCCCGACCTGGCGACCGGGCTTCCGAAGATCACCGACGGCGGCACGGTCTACACGTTCCATGTCCGCCCGGGCGTCCGCTTCTCGCCCCCGGTCAACCGGGCGGTGCGGCCGTCGGACGTCAAGTGGTCGATCGAGCGGATCCTCAAGATCAATTCGCCGAACGTCAGCTGGTACACCGGCATCGTCGGGGCCACGGCGTACGAGGCGGGCAAGGCGAAGAGCGTGCCGGGCATCGTCGCGAACGACAAGGCCATGACGGTCAGCTTCCACCTGACGAAGCCCGACGGCACCTTCCTCGAATACCTGGCGCTGCCGCCGGCGTTCGTCTACCCGGCCGGCACGCCGGCGCGTGACGTCTCCACGCTCTCGCAGTACCGCGTCGCGACCGGCCCCTACATGATCTCGTCCTACACCCCGAGCCAGCAGGTCATGCTGACCCGGAACCCCAACTTCCACCCGTGGCCGAACACGCCGGACGGGCACCTGGCGGGCGTCAAGATCACCGTCGGGATCACGCCGGAGCAGGCGGTGAACGAGACGGCGGACGGCCAGCTCGACTGGTACTTCCTGAATCCGCCGCCGGACCGTCTCGCGCAGATCGAGCGCCAGTACCCGAAGCAGCTCCAGAAGGGCGCGACCGGCGAGATCGAGTACTTCTCGATGAACGAGCGCCGGTACCCGTTCGACAAGCTCGCCGTGCGCCAGGCCGTCAACTACGCGTCGAACCGCCGGGCGATGCTGAAGCTCGAGGGCGGCCAGGGCGACATCTCCGAGAACGTGATCCCGCCGAGCTTCGGCTCCGCCTACCAGAAGCACACGTTCTACCCGTACGACCCGGCGAAGGCCAAGCGGCTCATCCAGCAGGCCGGCGTCGCGGGCGCGCACGTCACCGTCTGGGTGCTGAACACCGACCCGTATCCGAACGTCGCCCAGTACATGGCAAGCGTCCTCAACTCGCTCGGCATGGTGGCGAGCGTGAAGGTCGTCGATGCATCCGTCTACTGGGATCTGATCGCCACCGAGAAGAACGATCCCCAGATCGCCTACAACAACTGGAGCCAGGACTTCCCCGAGGGCGAGGACTTCATCGACACCCAGCTGAACGGCGAGGGCATCGTGAACGTCGGCAACAACAACCAGTCGAACGTGAACATCCCGGCGTACAACAAGCTGATCGACAAGGCCCGCGAGATGCCGCTCGGGAACGCCCGAAACGCGCTCTGGGCGAAGCTCGACGCCGACTACATGCGCACCAACGCGCCCTGGGTCGTGTTCATGAACGCCGCCCGCTACAAGTTCGTGTCCGCCCGACTGCACGGCCTCGTCTTCAACGGGACGTACTACGACCTGTTCCCGTCGATGTGGTTGTCGCAGTAA
- a CDS encoding aminoglycoside adenylyltransferase domain-containing protein, translating into MLRDALGPALIGVYLHGSAALGDYDPARSDIDILAVCAAPLGTEELARLGAGLGRDALPCPADAGLEFSLITVAAARDPAAAPPFELHGWDEHGRVLPGEGRGDPDLPRHFAVVRQTGLVIHGPPATDILRDVPLDEQIALVTDELDWAVGNASRSTQVLTACRAWGLSVDGRYRSKRDGAEWAVERGAPALVAEVLADHRAARESHPDAGAVAAFVASVRTRLQHK; encoded by the coding sequence GTGCTCCGCGACGCCCTCGGCCCGGCGCTGATCGGCGTCTACCTGCACGGGTCGGCTGCTCTGGGGGACTACGACCCCGCCCGCAGCGACATCGACATTCTGGCGGTCTGCGCGGCGCCGCTCGGGACGGAGGAACTGGCGCGCCTGGGCGCCGGTCTCGGGCGCGACGCCCTCCCGTGTCCCGCGGACGCGGGCCTGGAGTTCAGCCTGATCACCGTGGCCGCAGCGCGCGACCCCGCGGCGGCGCCGCCGTTCGAGCTGCACGGCTGGGACGAGCACGGCCGGGTGCTTCCCGGGGAGGGCCGCGGCGACCCGGATCTGCCGCGGCACTTCGCGGTCGTCCGCCAGACCGGGCTGGTGATCCACGGGCCACCTGCGACCGACATCCTGCGCGACGTGCCCCTGGACGAGCAGATCGCACTCGTCACCGACGAGCTCGACTGGGCGGTCGGGAACGCGAGCCGGAGCACCCAGGTGCTGACCGCCTGCCGCGCCTGGGGGCTCTCCGTCGACGGCCGGTATCGATCGAAGCGCGACGGCGCGGAGTGGGCGGTCGAGCGGGGCGCTCCCGCGCTGGTCGCCGAGGTGCTCGCCGACCACAGGGCAGCCAGGGAGTCGCATCCGGACGCGGGGGCCGTCGCCGCGTTCGTGGCATCCGTCCGGACTCGCCTTCAGCACAAGTAG
- a CDS encoding aldolase/citrate lyase family protein — MSENAITRAIAARGAAVGAMLFEFDTPGVMRILAAAGADFALFDLEHTAWDAGSLRRVLATGRGTGVHPLVRVVRAEYALIAPALDAGAGGVMAPMVESAEQARMLVESVRYPPQGRRGFGVIMSDELADGGPGARAERANRENVVIAQIESPRGIENAEEILAVPGIDVAWLGQFDLSLGLGVPGQFDHPTYLDAVDHLVSAARARGVPLGQLVGSAEDGRAMRERGFQVLAFCDVWVFEQGLRASLDELRP; from the coding sequence ATGAGCGAGAACGCGATCACGAGGGCGATCGCCGCCCGTGGCGCGGCGGTCGGCGCCATGCTGTTCGAGTTCGACACCCCGGGCGTCATGCGGATCCTGGCCGCCGCCGGCGCCGACTTCGCCCTGTTCGACCTGGAGCACACCGCCTGGGACGCCGGCTCGCTGCGCCGGGTGCTCGCCACCGGCCGCGGCACGGGGGTGCACCCGCTCGTGCGGGTCGTCCGCGCCGAGTACGCGCTGATCGCCCCCGCTCTCGACGCGGGCGCGGGCGGGGTGATGGCGCCGATGGTCGAATCCGCGGAGCAGGCCCGGATGCTGGTCGAGTCGGTGCGCTACCCGCCGCAGGGCCGGCGCGGGTTCGGCGTCATCATGAGCGACGAGCTCGCCGACGGCGGCCCCGGCGCGCGCGCCGAGCGGGCCAACCGCGAGAACGTCGTGATCGCCCAGATCGAGTCGCCGCGCGGGATCGAGAACGCCGAGGAGATCCTCGCCGTCCCCGGCATCGACGTCGCCTGGCTGGGCCAGTTCGACCTCTCGCTCGGCCTCGGAGTGCCCGGGCAGTTCGACCACCCGACCTATCTGGACGCCGTCGACCACCTCGTCAGCGCCGCCCGGGCCCGCGGCGTCCCGCTCGGCCAGCTGGTCGGCTCGGCCGAGGACGGCCGGGCGATGCGCGAGCGCGGCTTCCAGGTGCTCGCGTTCTGCGACGTGTGGGTGTTCGAGCAGGGGCTGCGCGCGTCGCTGGACGAGCTGCGCCCGTGA
- a CDS encoding DUF202 domain-containing protein: MSEPERRHSPAGRRAFDEAHDATRRTRLANERTYLSWWRTGLTALAVSLAAGRVVPTLSHRTAWPYEVVGAGFAILGVACIVNAYQREREIDRALQEGRFAYMDPRSTAFLTALGVILGLLTLGLIVVNP, translated from the coding sequence ATGTCCGAGCCGGAGCGCCGCCACAGCCCTGCCGGACGGCGTGCGTTCGACGAGGCCCACGACGCCACCCGGCGCACGCGCCTCGCCAACGAGCGCACCTACCTCTCCTGGTGGCGCACCGGGCTCACCGCGCTCGCCGTCAGCCTGGCCGCCGGCCGCGTCGTCCCGACGCTCTCGCACCGCACGGCCTGGCCATACGAGGTGGTCGGCGCCGGCTTCGCCATCCTCGGCGTCGCCTGCATCGTGAACGCCTACCAGCGCGAGCGCGAGATCGACCGGGCGCTGCAGGAGGGTCGGTTCGCGTATATGGACCCTCGCTCCACCGCGTTCCTGACGGCGCTCGGCGTCATCCTCGGCCTGCTCACGCTGGGGCTGATCGTGGTGAATCCGTAA
- a CDS encoding mechanosensitive ion channel family protein has protein sequence MGTGTSFLSALPTPTWQTAAWVVGVFFAAWLVSRLSGRLATWIVRRSEARHLSEDGPADTGVMTSLKRRETAVSLVRTSVRYTAYGLALILALGSLSFGNRLGTVAGASLIVVLVGFAAQRFMTDILAGFFMFFEGWFSVGDNVTIEPLKIRGVVDEVGLRATRLRAVNGEVIRVNNSQIQSVRVQPRGAREAEIEFFAASEEAGRELVHEVARLVPSGSTRFVRAPWVEEVEYLDDDLVRVRARATVAHGREWLVETFLPDLMKERGEDVIVHGPVVWQVDESASRQFARTLGMRQRTG, from the coding sequence ATGGGCACGGGCACGAGCTTCCTCTCTGCGTTGCCGACCCCCACGTGGCAGACCGCCGCGTGGGTGGTCGGCGTGTTCTTCGCCGCGTGGCTCGTCTCGCGGCTCTCCGGCCGCCTGGCGACCTGGATCGTGCGCCGCAGCGAGGCGCGCCATCTGAGCGAGGACGGCCCGGCCGACACCGGCGTCATGACCTCGCTCAAGCGGCGCGAGACCGCCGTCTCGCTCGTGCGCACGAGCGTGCGCTACACGGCGTACGGGCTCGCACTGATCCTCGCGCTCGGCTCCCTCAGCTTCGGCAACCGGCTCGGCACCGTCGCCGGCGCGTCGCTGATCGTCGTCCTGGTCGGCTTCGCCGCGCAGCGCTTCATGACCGACATCCTGGCCGGGTTCTTCATGTTCTTCGAGGGCTGGTTCTCGGTCGGCGACAACGTCACCATCGAGCCGCTCAAGATCCGCGGCGTGGTCGACGAGGTCGGCCTGCGGGCGACGCGGCTGCGGGCCGTGAACGGCGAGGTGATCCGGGTGAACAACTCCCAGATCCAGTCGGTGCGGGTGCAGCCGCGCGGCGCCCGCGAGGCGGAGATCGAGTTCTTCGCGGCGAGCGAGGAGGCCGGCCGCGAGCTCGTCCACGAGGTGGCCCGGCTGGTGCCGTCGGGGTCGACCCGGTTCGTCCGCGCGCCCTGGGTCGAGGAGGTCGAGTACCTCGACGACGACCTGGTGCGCGTCCGCGCCCGGGCGACCGTCGCCCACGGCCGGGAGTGGCTTGTCGAGACCTTCCTCCCCGACCTGATGAAGGAGCGCGGCGAGGACGTGATCGTGCACGGCCCGGTGGTGTGGCAGGTCGACGAGTCGGCCTCGCGCCAGTTCGCGCGCACGCTCGGCATGCGCCAGCGCACCGGCTGA
- a CDS encoding COX15/CtaA family protein: MAHVDTPSLSRLRLRTVSMRTLQRAAVATLVILWLVVTTGGLVRLTASGLGCPHWPTCQANGIVPQDSSHALIEFSNRAISGIAMLAAVATAIMAYRVAGVDRRIAHALALAAAGTVAQVPLGAITVAFDLNPYLVMSHFLLAMAVVSLSTWATVAIFRPEAARSIIGGRIGLLAWAAVVVYLALIVSGAFVTAAGPHPGSTTTPIERIGNFYDAAWVHVRVATTFTVLLVALSVWLWRRFQGSLAQRLSIVAVVLLGCQAAVGEYQYRNGLPWDVIAMHVALAATLLIAVVTIASLVGALAVRGDQPVKG, from the coding sequence ATGGCCCACGTCGATACGCCGTCGCTCTCCCGCCTGCGACTGCGCACCGTCTCGATGCGCACCCTGCAGCGCGCGGCGGTCGCGACGCTCGTCATCCTCTGGCTCGTCGTCACGACGGGTGGCCTCGTCCGGCTGACCGCGTCCGGGCTCGGCTGCCCGCACTGGCCCACCTGCCAGGCGAACGGGATCGTGCCCCAGGACTCGTCCCACGCGCTGATCGAGTTCTCCAACCGGGCCATCTCGGGGATCGCGATGCTGGCCGCCGTGGCCACCGCCATCATGGCCTACCGCGTCGCCGGCGTCGACCGCCGCATCGCCCACGCCCTCGCGCTCGCGGCCGCCGGCACGGTGGCGCAGGTGCCGCTCGGGGCGATCACGGTGGCGTTCGACCTGAACCCGTACCTGGTCATGTCGCACTTCCTGCTCGCCATGGCCGTCGTCTCGCTGTCGACCTGGGCGACCGTGGCCATCTTCCGGCCCGAGGCGGCGCGGTCGATCATCGGCGGGCGCATCGGCCTCCTGGCCTGGGCCGCGGTGGTCGTCTACCTGGCCCTGATCGTGTCCGGCGCGTTCGTGACCGCGGCCGGGCCGCACCCTGGCAGCACGACGACGCCGATCGAGCGGATCGGCAACTTCTATGACGCCGCCTGGGTGCACGTACGCGTCGCGACGACGTTCACCGTGCTCCTGGTCGCGCTGTCGGTCTGGCTCTGGAGGCGGTTCCAGGGCTCACTGGCGCAGCGGCTCTCGATCGTGGCCGTCGTCCTGCTCGGCTGCCAGGCGGCGGTGGGCGAGTACCAGTACCGCAACGGGCTGCCGTGGGACGTGATCGCGATGCACGTCGCCCTCGCGGCGACGCTCCTGATCGCGGTGGTCACGATCGCGAGCCTGGTCGGCGCCCTCGCCGTGCGCGGCGATCAGCCCGTCAAGGGCTGA
- a CDS encoding dCMP deaminase family protein: MADPNVRKATVRPTPEQYFMLLAVATRERAVCLGRHVGAVLVADQRIIATGYNGTPTGFHNCDEGGCHRCAHPEEYQSGRGYDVCICVHAEQNALLQAARLGYSVQSARCYTTLRPCFGCLKELYQAGVRGVRYLNEWVPRDPVEAEAYADLISEMAVRGVAVEPLELSEDLLDLRPDAVGVAG; this comes from the coding sequence ATGGCCGACCCAAACGTCCGCAAGGCCACCGTGCGGCCGACGCCGGAGCAGTACTTCATGCTGCTCGCCGTCGCCACCCGTGAGCGCGCCGTGTGCCTCGGCCGCCACGTCGGTGCCGTGCTCGTGGCCGACCAGCGCATCATCGCCACCGGCTACAACGGCACGCCGACCGGCTTTCACAACTGCGACGAGGGCGGCTGCCACCGCTGCGCCCACCCCGAGGAGTACCAGAGCGGCCGCGGCTACGACGTCTGCATCTGCGTCCACGCCGAGCAGAACGCCCTGCTCCAGGCGGCCCGGCTGGGATACTCCGTGCAGTCGGCCCGCTGCTACACGACGCTGCGGCCCTGCTTCGGCTGCCTGAAGGAGCTCTACCAGGCCGGCGTCCGCGGCGTCCGCTACCTGAACGAGTGGGTGCCGCGCGACCCGGTCGAGGCCGAGGCCTACGCCGACCTGATCTCCGAGATGGCCGTCCGCGGCGTCGCCGTCGAGCCGCTCGAGCTGTCCGAAGACCTGCTCGACCTGCGGCCGGACGCGGTCGGCGTCGCCGGGTAG
- a CDS encoding NlpC/P60 family protein, producing the protein MAWLLAVALAAVVAGTCVHARPALADNLLDAKRAKYARVRADIRRLDNRAEFLTEQYDHVVWQLGVLRKRMRIATHRLIVERAKLKYEQGILSELIIEQYKGGDPATIDLVLSASSLSQVTGGMDMKARLNAAVSETVDAINAARLAIAAERRAIAAAQVKARKDKREITIRRHQITRALRRRRGLVAKLGRQITVMTAADRIGQADLALQAQKWLTADMHLDAADPGQVMRDHVALDALQQIGVPYVWGGATPQGFDCSGLVMWLYAKYGVELPHFAASQFHMGPQITKAELRPGDLVFFHDLGHVGMYIGNGWVVHAPHTGDFVRMAPFSMGWFQATYVGATQPGPA; encoded by the coding sequence ATGGCCTGGCTGCTCGCGGTTGCACTTGCCGCGGTCGTAGCCGGCACCTGCGTGCACGCTCGTCCCGCCCTGGCCGACAACCTCCTCGACGCGAAGCGGGCCAAGTACGCGCGCGTCCGCGCCGACATCCGCCGCCTGGACAACCGGGCGGAGTTCCTCACCGAGCAGTACGACCACGTGGTGTGGCAGCTGGGCGTCCTGCGCAAGCGCATGCGCATCGCCACCCACCGGCTGATCGTCGAGCGGGCCAAGCTGAAGTACGAGCAGGGGATCCTCTCCGAGCTCATCATCGAGCAGTACAAGGGCGGTGACCCTGCGACGATCGACCTCGTCCTCTCCGCCTCCTCGCTCTCCCAGGTGACGGGCGGGATGGACATGAAGGCGCGCCTGAACGCGGCCGTCTCCGAGACCGTCGACGCGATCAACGCGGCCCGCCTGGCCATCGCGGCCGAGCGGCGCGCGATCGCCGCCGCCCAGGTGAAGGCCCGCAAGGACAAGCGTGAGATCACGATCCGCCGCCACCAGATCACGCGGGCGCTGCGCCGGCGCCGCGGCCTGGTCGCGAAGCTCGGGCGCCAGATCACCGTCATGACCGCCGCCGACCGGATCGGCCAGGCCGACCTCGCGCTCCAGGCGCAGAAGTGGCTCACCGCCGACATGCACCTCGACGCCGCCGACCCCGGCCAGGTGATGCGCGACCACGTCGCCCTCGACGCTCTGCAGCAGATCGGCGTGCCGTACGTGTGGGGCGGGGCGACGCCGCAGGGATTCGACTGCTCGGGCCTCGTCATGTGGCTGTACGCGAAGTACGGCGTCGAGCTGCCTCACTTCGCCGCCTCGCAGTTCCACATGGGCCCGCAGATCACGAAGGCCGAGCTGCGCCCCGGCGATCTCGTCTTCTTCCACGACCTCGGCCACGTCGGCATGTACATCGGCAACGGCTGGGTCGTGCACGCGCCGCACACGGGCGACTTCGTCCGCATGGCGCCGTTCTCCATGGGCTGGTTCCAGGCGACCTACGTCGGCGCCACCCAGCCCGGCCCCGCCTGA
- a CDS encoding GNAT family N-acetyltransferase: MRVVPAADLGAAKLLEVFNAGFSDYLVPLRLDEATLRAHVHENDIALDRSPVALAEEPAAFALLGIREGDAWIGGMATVPAKRRSGLARQMLDAAIDSAREAGCSTVWLEVVDRNAAAVALYEARGFAQVRDLVVWSLPALDRAGEATRRVDEYEAHAWIAAHREEREPWQRADGTLARLREAGAALRGLVLERSGEVTGAVVYRDATTAGVFQLAADDDEAAAALLCAAANGRDLHVTNAPVDGRVSRVLAERGANAIAGQREMRLDLSP; the protein is encoded by the coding sequence GTGAGGGTCGTCCCGGCCGCCGACCTCGGTGCAGCGAAGCTGCTCGAGGTCTTCAACGCCGGCTTCTCGGACTACCTCGTCCCGCTCCGGCTCGACGAGGCCACGCTGCGCGCGCACGTGCACGAGAACGACATCGCGCTCGATCGCTCGCCCGTCGCGCTCGCCGAGGAGCCGGCGGCGTTCGCGCTGCTCGGCATCCGCGAGGGCGACGCCTGGATCGGCGGGATGGCGACCGTGCCGGCGAAGCGCCGCAGCGGCCTCGCCCGGCAGATGCTCGACGCCGCGATCGACTCGGCACGGGAGGCCGGCTGCTCGACGGTGTGGCTCGAAGTGGTCGATCGAAACGCCGCGGCGGTCGCGCTCTACGAGGCCCGCGGGTTCGCGCAGGTGCGCGACCTCGTGGTGTGGTCGCTGCCCGCCCTCGACCGGGCCGGCGAGGCGACTCGGAGGGTCGACGAGTACGAAGCTCACGCGTGGATCGCCGCGCATCGCGAGGAGCGGGAGCCGTGGCAGCGGGCGGACGGGACGCTCGCGCGGCTGCGCGAGGCCGGAGCGGCGCTGCGCGGCCTCGTGCTGGAGCGCTCGGGCGAGGTCACGGGGGCCGTCGTCTATCGCGACGCGACGACGGCCGGCGTCTTCCAGCTCGCCGCCGACGACGACGAGGCGGCCGCGGCGCTGCTCTGCGCCGCGGCCAACGGCCGCGACCTGCACGTGACGAACGCGCCCGTCGACGGCCGGGTGTCACGGGTGCTCGCCGAGCGCGGCGCGAACGCGATCGCCGGGCAGCGCGAGATGCGCCTGGATCTCAGCCCTTGA
- a CDS encoding DUF72 domain-containing protein, whose product MWYPGSVRTSEARLGHYAARFDTVELNASYYALPSPDAAAAWAQRTPPGFVFHVKAFGMMTRHPVKPEQLPADLRDEAETDAKGRIERPSRELRGEVFTRFRAALEPLREAGKLGGILMQFPPYITRKQASLEYLEWAKEQLGGDEMMVEFRHRSWLEPEHADETLGFLRSLGATYVMVDAPRTDARNLVPTVVAATSDTAYLRLHGRNASTWNVRGRSAAERFDYLYSPEELAEWSSPLRELSSLSERTYAMFNNNGRSAGPEGPIAQAPTNAEMLREILKTDGVAVTDSPRSAPA is encoded by the coding sequence GTGTGGTACCCGGGCTCGGTGCGCACGTCCGAGGCCCGCCTCGGCCACTACGCCGCCCGGTTCGACACGGTCGAGCTGAACGCGAGCTACTACGCCCTCCCGAGCCCCGACGCCGCGGCCGCCTGGGCCCAGCGGACGCCACCGGGGTTCGTGTTCCATGTGAAGGCGTTCGGGATGATGACGCGCCACCCGGTGAAGCCCGAGCAGCTGCCGGCCGACCTGCGAGACGAGGCCGAGACCGATGCGAAGGGGCGCATCGAGCGGCCGTCGCGCGAGCTTCGTGGCGAGGTGTTCACCCGCTTCCGGGCCGCGCTCGAACCGCTCCGCGAGGCGGGCAAGCTCGGCGGCATCCTCATGCAGTTCCCGCCCTACATCACTCGCAAGCAGGCCTCGCTCGAGTACCTCGAGTGGGCCAAGGAGCAGCTCGGCGGCGACGAGATGATGGTCGAGTTCCGGCACCGCTCCTGGCTCGAGCCGGAGCACGCCGACGAGACGCTCGGCTTCCTGCGCTCGCTCGGCGCCACCTATGTCATGGTCGACGCGCCCCGCACCGACGCCCGCAACCTGGTGCCGACGGTCGTCGCTGCCACGTCGGACACGGCCTACCTGCGCCTGCACGGCCGCAACGCCTCCACCTGGAACGTGCGCGGCCGAAGCGCCGCCGAGCGCTTCGACTACCTCTACTCCCCCGAGGAGCTCGCGGAGTGGTCTTCGCCGCTGCGCGAACTGTCCTCGCTCTCGGAGCGCACCTACGCCATGTTCAACAACAACGGCCGCAGCGCCGGGCCGGAGGGCCCGATCGCGCAGGCGCCGACGAACGCCGAGATGCTGCGGGAGATCCTGAAGACCGACGGCGTCGCGGTTACGGATTCACCACGATCAGCCCCAGCGTGA
- a CDS encoding GNAT family N-acetyltransferase — MPDADLRTRAAEANAASFFAIATASEGGRALEEPGVRAIATPAAPERPLFNAAFGLEPGALARAYERLAGFYAEAGVPRWTAFVDPADSESVAALAGNGHELDAEPRLMLAEAGDIADTDAPMELDPAPTPETIAALNDRVYGYPGSFARTLCSLTGLDPLVAVVDSEPVACALSHDARGDCHITLVATVPAHRRQGIASGLIRRLVRRGRDRGCTTTSLVATRAGAPVYERLGYRDLGSVQMWERPAP; from the coding sequence ATGCCCGACGCCGACCTTCGGACACGCGCCGCGGAGGCCAATGCGGCCAGCTTCTTCGCGATCGCGACGGCATCGGAGGGCGGACGCGCGCTGGAGGAGCCGGGCGTCCGGGCGATCGCGACGCCGGCGGCGCCGGAGCGGCCGCTCTTCAACGCCGCGTTCGGGCTCGAGCCGGGCGCGCTCGCCCGCGCCTACGAGCGGCTGGCCGGGTTCTATGCCGAGGCCGGCGTGCCCCGGTGGACGGCGTTCGTCGATCCCGCCGACTCGGAGTCCGTGGCGGCGCTGGCCGGGAACGGGCACGAGCTCGACGCCGAGCCGCGGCTGATGCTGGCCGAGGCCGGCGACATCGCGGACACCGACGCGCCGATGGAGCTCGATCCGGCGCCGACGCCGGAAACGATTGCGGCGCTGAACGACCGCGTCTACGGCTACCCCGGCAGCTTCGCCCGCACGCTGTGCTCGCTGACCGGGCTCGATCCGCTCGTCGCCGTCGTCGACTCGGAGCCGGTCGCCTGCGCGCTCAGCCACGACGCGCGCGGCGACTGCCACATCACGCTGGTCGCAACGGTCCCGGCCCACCGCCGCCAGGGCATCGCCAGTGGCCTCATCCGCCGGCTCGTGCGCCGTGGCCGCGACCGTGGCTGCACGACGACCTCGCTCGTGGCCACCCGCGCCGGCGCGCCGGTGTACGAGCGGCTCGGCTACCGCGACCTCGGCTCCGTCCAGATGTGGGAGCGTCCCGCGCCATGA